In a genomic window of Hippoglossus stenolepis isolate QCI-W04-F060 chromosome 17, HSTE1.2, whole genome shotgun sequence:
- the tbc1d5 gene encoding TBC1 domain family member 5 isoform X6, with translation MQHPNFETRHPLQTEEQQETGFDPLQNFNKNRSRGSLDSSTYSQSQSTFLSYRNEWDDLFLNSNYLARIRQAGINGRLRSSRFRSVCWKLYLEALPEDKGQWINKTKELRAQYEKIKDTHITNPRKAAGQQDLVVNNPLSQDEGSLWNKFFQDKELKGMVKQDVLRTFPEIRYFQDEDVRAKLTDILFCYARENEQLLYKQGMHELLAPIVFVLHCDHQAFQHASETASPSEEMKCLLNPEYLEHDAYAMFSQLMDTAEPWFSSFEREVRKGKEEMLTSIPFARPQDSGPSVAIVTKVNRIQDQLVKKHDVELHMHVNRLEIAPQIYGIRWVRLLFGREFPLQDLLVVWDALFADSITLDLVDYIFVAMLLYIRDALIASNFQTCLGLLMHYPPLGDINSLLQKALFLRDPKNNPRPVNYQFQQNLDYYKTRGADLMNKTRSSTKTAPLNINKVSSSLLSFGRKLIAPAILGGSGGISPINSEVHSSSSSSSSTSPASAPAPALPHPLAEPPSANAPSQTQSHAQNQHYRLLKSESMPVHLSKGQSSRTVSSSPSIESLSGGRAQSTASPPLPPSRGSDVSTSSPPLSATKKDSFFNITRSRSHSKTMGKKESEDDLEAQVSFLQGQINDLEAMSKFCAKMMNNHICKIQEVILQENLEKEDEVLVSLAGLKQIKDILKGALRFNQSQLEAEENEQITIADDHYTATAAAEKALAALNHHGDRQQKESSRQSRDSDLDGSVSTDEKEEEEEEQATTPPEQQVASFHGSEVKNWDDYILVSQDGDLQPPEGGGAGGEKAAAEQTPPIRRGRGLVRMEPEGAAGTFHDPLMAAIASGSSSPDEGSTHSKDSDFTIVNPNDL, from the exons ATGCAGCATCCCAATTTTGAAACTCGCCATCCGCTCCAgacagaagagcagcaggagacgggGTTCGACCCGCTACAAAATTTCAACAAGAACCGCAGCA GAGGATCTCTTGACAGCAGCACTTACTCACAGTCTCAGTCAACCTTCCTCTCATACAG GAATGAATGGGACGACCTGTTCCTCAACAGTAATTACCTGGCCAGGATCCGGCAGGCAGGCATCAACGGTCGACTGAGGAGCAGCCGCTTTCGGAGCGTCTGCTGGAAG TTGTACCTGGAGGCTCTTCCTGAAGACAAGGGGCAGTGGATCAACAAGACCAAGGAGCTCCGGGCCCAGTATGAGAAGATCAAAGACACG CACATCACCAACCCTCGCAAGGCTGCAGGCCAGCAGGACCTGGTGGTCAACAACCCTCTGTCTCAGGATGAGGGg AGTCTGTGGAATAAGTTCTTCCAGGATAAAGAGCTGAAGGGGATGGTCAAACAGGATGTGTTGAGAAC GTTCCCTGAGATCCGTTACTTCCAGGATGAGGATGTGAGGGCCAAGCTGACGGACATTCTCTTCTGTTATGCCAGAGAAAATGAACAGTTGCTGTATAAACAG GGGATGCATGAGCTGCTGGCTCCCATAGTGTTCGTGCTGCACTGCGATCATCAAGCTTTCCAGCATGCCAGCGAGACGGCCAGCCCCAG tGAGGAGATGAAGTGTTTGTTGAACCCAGAGTACCTGGAGCACGATGCCTA TGCCATGTTCTCACAGCTAATGGATACAGCAGAGCCGTGGTTCTCCAGCTTCGAGAGAGAAGTCAGGAAG GGTAAGGAGGAGATGCTGACCAGCATCCCATTCGCTCGGCCCCAGGACTCAGGACCATCTGTTGCCATAGTGACCAAAGTTAACCGCATCCAGGACCAGCTGGTGAAGAAGCACGACGTGGAGCTGCACATGCACGTAAACCGGCTGGAGATAGCCCCACAAATTTATGGCAT CCGGTGGGTGCGCCTGCTGTTTGGTCGTGAGTTCCCGCTCCAGGACCTGCTGGTGGTGTGGGACGCCCTGTTTGCTGACAGCATCACTCTGGACCTGGTGGACTACATCTTTGTGGCCATGCTGCTCTACATCCGGGATGCTC TCATTGCTAGTAACTTCCAGACCTGCCTGGGCCTGCTAATGCACTACCCTCCATTAGGAGACATCAATTCTCTGCTCCAAAAGGCTCTCTTCCTTCGAGATCCCAAA AACAACCCACGGCCTGTGAACTACCAGTTTCAGCAGAACCTGGATTACTATAAAACAAGGGGAGCTGACCTGATGAACAAGACACG TTCCAGTACAAAAACGGCCCCCCTCAACATCAACAAGGTCTCCAGCAGCCTGCTGAGCTTTGGCAGGAAGCTGATCGCTCCGGCCATATTGGGTGGGTCCGGCGGGATCTCGCCAATCAACAGCGAAGtacactcctcctcttcctcctcctcatctactTCCCCCGCCTCGGCCCCTGCACCCGCCCTGCCTCACCCACTCGCCGAGCCGCCGTCGGCAAACGCTCCATCGCAGACCCAGAGCCACGCCCAGAATCAGCACTATCGCCTGCTCAAGTCCGAGAGCATGCCCGTCCATCTCAGCAAAG ggCAAAGCTCCAGGACGGTCAGTTCCTCTCCGAGCATAGAAAGTCTCTCCGGTGGGCGGGCTCAGTCCACCGCCTCTCcgccccttcctccctccagaGGCAGTGACGTCAGCACTTCCTCACCTCCGCTCTCTGCCACCAAGAAAGACTCTTTCTTCAACATCACTCGCTCTCGCTCCCACAGCAAGACAATGGGCAAGAAGGAGTCG GAGGATGATCTGGAAGCCCAGGTGTCTTTCCTGCAGGGACAGATCAACGACCTGGAAGCCATGAGCAAATTCTGTGCCAAGATGATGAACAACCACATCT GCAAAATCCAGGAAGTTATTCTGCAAGAAAACCTGGAGAAAGAGGATGAGGTCCTGGTGTCACTAGCTGGTCTCAAACAG ATCAAAGACATCCTGAAGGGGGCGCTGCGCTTCAACCAAAGCCAGCTGGAGGCGGAGGAAAACGAGCAGATCACCATTGCCGATGATCACTACACCGCCACTGCGGCTGCTGAGAAGGCTCTAGCTGCCCTCAATCACCATGGCGACCGCCAacagaaagaaagcagcaggcAGAGCCGGGATTCCGATCTGGACGGCAGCGTGAGCACGGacgagaaagaggaggaggaggaggagcaggccaCGACGCCACCTGAGCAACAG GTGGCGTCTTTCCACGGCTCAGAGGTTAAAAACTGGGACGACTACATCCTTGTGTCCCAGGATGGGGACCTGCAGCCTCCTGAGGGGGGAGGAGCCGGAGGAGAAAAGGCCGCAGCTGAGCAGACCCCTCCGATCAGGCGAGGGCGCGGCCTGGTGCGCATGGAACCCGAGGGCGCAGCTGGGACCTTCCACGACCCGCTGATGGCCGCCATCGCCTCGGGCTCCTCGAGCCCGGACGAGGGCTCCACCCACAGCAAGGACTCTGACTTCACCATCGTGAACCCGAACGACCTGTGA
- the tbc1d5 gene encoding TBC1 domain family member 5 isoform X5, translating into MQHPNFETRHPLQTEEQQETGFDPLQNFNKNRSRGSLDSSTYSQSQSTFLSYRNEWDDLFLNSNYLARIRQAGINGRLRSSRFRSVCWKLYLEALPEDKGQWINKTKELRAQYEKIKDTHITNPRKAAGQQDLVVNNPLSQDEGSLWNKFFQDKELKGMVKQDVLRTFPEIRYFQDEDVRAKLTDILFCYARENEQLLYKQGMHELLAPIVFVLHCDHQAFQHASETASPSEEMKCLLNPEYLEHDAYAMFSQLMDTAEPWFSSFEREVRKGKEEMLTSIPFARPQDSGPSVAIVTKVNRIQDQLVKKHDVELHMHVNRLEIAPQIYGIRWVRLLFGREFPLQDLLVVWDALFADSITLDLVDYIFVAMLLYIRDALIASNFQTCLGLLMHYPPLGDINSLLQKALFLRDPKNNPRPVNYQFQQNLDYYKTRGADLMNKTRSSTKTAPLNINKVSSSLLSFGRKLIAPAILGGSGGISPINSEVHSSSSSSSSTSPASAPAPALPHPLAEPPSANAPSQTQSHAQNQHYRLLKSESMPVHLSKGQSSRTVSSSPSIESLSGGRAQSTASPPLPPSRGSDVSTSSPPLSATKKDSFFNITRSRSHSKTMGKKESVSCSEDDLEAQVSFLQGQINDLEAMSKFCAKMMNNHICKIQEVILQENLEKEDEVLVSLAGLKQIKDILKGALRFNQSQLEAEENEQITIADDHYTATAAAEKALAALNHHGDRQQKESSRQSRDSDLDGSVSTDEKEEEEEEQATTPPEQQVASFHGSEVKNWDDYILVSQDGDLQPPEGGGAGGEKAAAEQTPPIRRGRGLVRMEPEGAAGTFHDPLMAAIASGSSSPDEGSTHSKDSDFTIVNPNDL; encoded by the exons ATGCAGCATCCCAATTTTGAAACTCGCCATCCGCTCCAgacagaagagcagcaggagacgggGTTCGACCCGCTACAAAATTTCAACAAGAACCGCAGCA GAGGATCTCTTGACAGCAGCACTTACTCACAGTCTCAGTCAACCTTCCTCTCATACAG GAATGAATGGGACGACCTGTTCCTCAACAGTAATTACCTGGCCAGGATCCGGCAGGCAGGCATCAACGGTCGACTGAGGAGCAGCCGCTTTCGGAGCGTCTGCTGGAAG TTGTACCTGGAGGCTCTTCCTGAAGACAAGGGGCAGTGGATCAACAAGACCAAGGAGCTCCGGGCCCAGTATGAGAAGATCAAAGACACG CACATCACCAACCCTCGCAAGGCTGCAGGCCAGCAGGACCTGGTGGTCAACAACCCTCTGTCTCAGGATGAGGGg AGTCTGTGGAATAAGTTCTTCCAGGATAAAGAGCTGAAGGGGATGGTCAAACAGGATGTGTTGAGAAC GTTCCCTGAGATCCGTTACTTCCAGGATGAGGATGTGAGGGCCAAGCTGACGGACATTCTCTTCTGTTATGCCAGAGAAAATGAACAGTTGCTGTATAAACAG GGGATGCATGAGCTGCTGGCTCCCATAGTGTTCGTGCTGCACTGCGATCATCAAGCTTTCCAGCATGCCAGCGAGACGGCCAGCCCCAG tGAGGAGATGAAGTGTTTGTTGAACCCAGAGTACCTGGAGCACGATGCCTA TGCCATGTTCTCACAGCTAATGGATACAGCAGAGCCGTGGTTCTCCAGCTTCGAGAGAGAAGTCAGGAAG GGTAAGGAGGAGATGCTGACCAGCATCCCATTCGCTCGGCCCCAGGACTCAGGACCATCTGTTGCCATAGTGACCAAAGTTAACCGCATCCAGGACCAGCTGGTGAAGAAGCACGACGTGGAGCTGCACATGCACGTAAACCGGCTGGAGATAGCCCCACAAATTTATGGCAT CCGGTGGGTGCGCCTGCTGTTTGGTCGTGAGTTCCCGCTCCAGGACCTGCTGGTGGTGTGGGACGCCCTGTTTGCTGACAGCATCACTCTGGACCTGGTGGACTACATCTTTGTGGCCATGCTGCTCTACATCCGGGATGCTC TCATTGCTAGTAACTTCCAGACCTGCCTGGGCCTGCTAATGCACTACCCTCCATTAGGAGACATCAATTCTCTGCTCCAAAAGGCTCTCTTCCTTCGAGATCCCAAA AACAACCCACGGCCTGTGAACTACCAGTTTCAGCAGAACCTGGATTACTATAAAACAAGGGGAGCTGACCTGATGAACAAGACACG TTCCAGTACAAAAACGGCCCCCCTCAACATCAACAAGGTCTCCAGCAGCCTGCTGAGCTTTGGCAGGAAGCTGATCGCTCCGGCCATATTGGGTGGGTCCGGCGGGATCTCGCCAATCAACAGCGAAGtacactcctcctcttcctcctcctcatctactTCCCCCGCCTCGGCCCCTGCACCCGCCCTGCCTCACCCACTCGCCGAGCCGCCGTCGGCAAACGCTCCATCGCAGACCCAGAGCCACGCCCAGAATCAGCACTATCGCCTGCTCAAGTCCGAGAGCATGCCCGTCCATCTCAGCAAAG ggCAAAGCTCCAGGACGGTCAGTTCCTCTCCGAGCATAGAAAGTCTCTCCGGTGGGCGGGCTCAGTCCACCGCCTCTCcgccccttcctccctccagaGGCAGTGACGTCAGCACTTCCTCACCTCCGCTCTCTGCCACCAAGAAAGACTCTTTCTTCAACATCACTCGCTCTCGCTCCCACAGCAAGACAATGGGCAAGAAGGAGTCGGTGAGCTGTTCg GAGGATGATCTGGAAGCCCAGGTGTCTTTCCTGCAGGGACAGATCAACGACCTGGAAGCCATGAGCAAATTCTGTGCCAAGATGATGAACAACCACATCT GCAAAATCCAGGAAGTTATTCTGCAAGAAAACCTGGAGAAAGAGGATGAGGTCCTGGTGTCACTAGCTGGTCTCAAACAG ATCAAAGACATCCTGAAGGGGGCGCTGCGCTTCAACCAAAGCCAGCTGGAGGCGGAGGAAAACGAGCAGATCACCATTGCCGATGATCACTACACCGCCACTGCGGCTGCTGAGAAGGCTCTAGCTGCCCTCAATCACCATGGCGACCGCCAacagaaagaaagcagcaggcAGAGCCGGGATTCCGATCTGGACGGCAGCGTGAGCACGGacgagaaagaggaggaggaggaggagcaggccaCGACGCCACCTGAGCAACAG GTGGCGTCTTTCCACGGCTCAGAGGTTAAAAACTGGGACGACTACATCCTTGTGTCCCAGGATGGGGACCTGCAGCCTCCTGAGGGGGGAGGAGCCGGAGGAGAAAAGGCCGCAGCTGAGCAGACCCCTCCGATCAGGCGAGGGCGCGGCCTGGTGCGCATGGAACCCGAGGGCGCAGCTGGGACCTTCCACGACCCGCTGATGGCCGCCATCGCCTCGGGCTCCTCGAGCCCGGACGAGGGCTCCACCCACAGCAAGGACTCTGACTTCACCATCGTGAACCCGAACGACCTGTGA
- the tbc1d5 gene encoding TBC1 domain family member 5 isoform X1 has translation MQHPNFETRHPLQTEEQQETGFDPLQNFNKNRSRGSLDSSTYSQSQSTFLSYRNEWDDLFLNSNYLARIRQAGINGRLRSSRFRSVCWKLYLEALPEDKGQWINKTKELRAQYEKIKDTHITNPRKAAGQQDLVVNNPLSQDEGSLWNKFFQDKELKGMVKQDVLRTFPEIRYFQDEDVRAKLTDILFCYARENEQLLYKQGMHELLAPIVFVLHCDHQAFQHASETASPSEEMKCLLNPEYLEHDAYAMFSQLMDTAEPWFSSFEREVRKGKEEMLTSIPFARPQDSGPSVAIVTKVNRIQDQLVKKHDVELHMHVNRLEIAPQIYGIRWVRLLFGREFPLQDLLVVWDALFADSITLDLVDYIFVAMLLYIRDALIASNFQTCLGLLMHYPPLGDINSLLQKALFLRDPKNNPRPVNYQFQQNLDYYKTRGADLMNKTRSSTKTAPLNINKVSSSLLSFGRKLIAPAILGGSGGISPINSEVHSSSSSSSSTSPASAPAPALPHPLAEPPSANAPSQTQSHAQNQHYRLLKSESMPVHLSKDAVSGGASQVSLPAPTHTDTQGQSSRTVSSSPSIESLSGGRAQSTASPPLPPSRGSDVSTSSPPLSATKKDSFFNITRSRSHSKTMGKKESVSCSEDDLEAQVSFLQGQINDLEAMSKFCAKMMNNHICKIQEVILQENLEKEDEVLVSLAGLKQIKDILKGALRFNQSQLEAEENEQITIADDHYTATAAAEKALAALNHHGDRQQKESSRQSRDSDLDGSVSTDEKEEEEEEQATTPPEQQVASFHGSEVKNWDDYILVSQDGDLQPPEGGGAGGEKAAAEQTPPIRRGRGLVRMEPEGAAGTFHDPLMAAIASGSSSPDEGSTHSKDSDFTIVNPNDL, from the exons ATGCAGCATCCCAATTTTGAAACTCGCCATCCGCTCCAgacagaagagcagcaggagacgggGTTCGACCCGCTACAAAATTTCAACAAGAACCGCAGCA GAGGATCTCTTGACAGCAGCACTTACTCACAGTCTCAGTCAACCTTCCTCTCATACAG GAATGAATGGGACGACCTGTTCCTCAACAGTAATTACCTGGCCAGGATCCGGCAGGCAGGCATCAACGGTCGACTGAGGAGCAGCCGCTTTCGGAGCGTCTGCTGGAAG TTGTACCTGGAGGCTCTTCCTGAAGACAAGGGGCAGTGGATCAACAAGACCAAGGAGCTCCGGGCCCAGTATGAGAAGATCAAAGACACG CACATCACCAACCCTCGCAAGGCTGCAGGCCAGCAGGACCTGGTGGTCAACAACCCTCTGTCTCAGGATGAGGGg AGTCTGTGGAATAAGTTCTTCCAGGATAAAGAGCTGAAGGGGATGGTCAAACAGGATGTGTTGAGAAC GTTCCCTGAGATCCGTTACTTCCAGGATGAGGATGTGAGGGCCAAGCTGACGGACATTCTCTTCTGTTATGCCAGAGAAAATGAACAGTTGCTGTATAAACAG GGGATGCATGAGCTGCTGGCTCCCATAGTGTTCGTGCTGCACTGCGATCATCAAGCTTTCCAGCATGCCAGCGAGACGGCCAGCCCCAG tGAGGAGATGAAGTGTTTGTTGAACCCAGAGTACCTGGAGCACGATGCCTA TGCCATGTTCTCACAGCTAATGGATACAGCAGAGCCGTGGTTCTCCAGCTTCGAGAGAGAAGTCAGGAAG GGTAAGGAGGAGATGCTGACCAGCATCCCATTCGCTCGGCCCCAGGACTCAGGACCATCTGTTGCCATAGTGACCAAAGTTAACCGCATCCAGGACCAGCTGGTGAAGAAGCACGACGTGGAGCTGCACATGCACGTAAACCGGCTGGAGATAGCCCCACAAATTTATGGCAT CCGGTGGGTGCGCCTGCTGTTTGGTCGTGAGTTCCCGCTCCAGGACCTGCTGGTGGTGTGGGACGCCCTGTTTGCTGACAGCATCACTCTGGACCTGGTGGACTACATCTTTGTGGCCATGCTGCTCTACATCCGGGATGCTC TCATTGCTAGTAACTTCCAGACCTGCCTGGGCCTGCTAATGCACTACCCTCCATTAGGAGACATCAATTCTCTGCTCCAAAAGGCTCTCTTCCTTCGAGATCCCAAA AACAACCCACGGCCTGTGAACTACCAGTTTCAGCAGAACCTGGATTACTATAAAACAAGGGGAGCTGACCTGATGAACAAGACACG TTCCAGTACAAAAACGGCCCCCCTCAACATCAACAAGGTCTCCAGCAGCCTGCTGAGCTTTGGCAGGAAGCTGATCGCTCCGGCCATATTGGGTGGGTCCGGCGGGATCTCGCCAATCAACAGCGAAGtacactcctcctcttcctcctcctcatctactTCCCCCGCCTCGGCCCCTGCACCCGCCCTGCCTCACCCACTCGCCGAGCCGCCGTCGGCAAACGCTCCATCGCAGACCCAGAGCCACGCCCAGAATCAGCACTATCGCCTGCTCAAGTCCGAGAGCATGCCCGTCCATCTCAGCAAAG ATGCAGTTTCAGGTGGAGCGTCTCAGGTCTCCCTCCCAGCCCcgactcacactgacacacaag ggCAAAGCTCCAGGACGGTCAGTTCCTCTCCGAGCATAGAAAGTCTCTCCGGTGGGCGGGCTCAGTCCACCGCCTCTCcgccccttcctccctccagaGGCAGTGACGTCAGCACTTCCTCACCTCCGCTCTCTGCCACCAAGAAAGACTCTTTCTTCAACATCACTCGCTCTCGCTCCCACAGCAAGACAATGGGCAAGAAGGAGTCGGTGAGCTGTTCg GAGGATGATCTGGAAGCCCAGGTGTCTTTCCTGCAGGGACAGATCAACGACCTGGAAGCCATGAGCAAATTCTGTGCCAAGATGATGAACAACCACATCT GCAAAATCCAGGAAGTTATTCTGCAAGAAAACCTGGAGAAAGAGGATGAGGTCCTGGTGTCACTAGCTGGTCTCAAACAG ATCAAAGACATCCTGAAGGGGGCGCTGCGCTTCAACCAAAGCCAGCTGGAGGCGGAGGAAAACGAGCAGATCACCATTGCCGATGATCACTACACCGCCACTGCGGCTGCTGAGAAGGCTCTAGCTGCCCTCAATCACCATGGCGACCGCCAacagaaagaaagcagcaggcAGAGCCGGGATTCCGATCTGGACGGCAGCGTGAGCACGGacgagaaagaggaggaggaggaggagcaggccaCGACGCCACCTGAGCAACAG GTGGCGTCTTTCCACGGCTCAGAGGTTAAAAACTGGGACGACTACATCCTTGTGTCCCAGGATGGGGACCTGCAGCCTCCTGAGGGGGGAGGAGCCGGAGGAGAAAAGGCCGCAGCTGAGCAGACCCCTCCGATCAGGCGAGGGCGCGGCCTGGTGCGCATGGAACCCGAGGGCGCAGCTGGGACCTTCCACGACCCGCTGATGGCCGCCATCGCCTCGGGCTCCTCGAGCCCGGACGAGGGCTCCACCCACAGCAAGGACTCTGACTTCACCATCGTGAACCCGAACGACCTGTGA
- the tbc1d5 gene encoding TBC1 domain family member 5 isoform X4: MQHPNFETRHPLQTEEQQETGFDPLQNFNKNRSRGSLDSSTYSQSQSTFLSYRNEWDDLFLNSNYLARIRQAGINGRLRSSRFRSVCWKLYLEALPEDKGQWINKTKELRAQYEKIKDTHITNPRKAAGQQDLVVNNPLSQDEGSLWNKFFQDKELKGMVKQDVLRTFPEIRYFQDEDVRAKLTDILFCYARENEQLLYKQGMHELLAPIVFVLHCDHQAFQHASETASPSEEMKCLLNPEYLEHDAYAMFSQLMDTAEPWFSSFEREVRKGKEEMLTSIPFARPQDSGPSVAIVTKVNRIQDQLVKKHDVELHMHVNRLEIAPQIYGIRWVRLLFGREFPLQDLLVVWDALFADSITLDLVDYIFVAMLLYIRDALIASNFQTCLGLLMHYPPLGDINSLLQKALFLRDPKNNPRPVNYQFQQNLDYYKTRGADLMNKTRSSTKTAPLNINKVSSSLLSFGRKLIAPAILGGSGGISPINSEVHSSSSSSSSTSPASAPAPALPHPLAEPPSANAPSQTQSHAQNQHYRLLKSESMPVHLSKDAVSGGASQVSLPAPTHTDTQGQSSRTVSSSPSIESLSGGRAQSTASPPLPPSRGSDVSTSSPPLSATKKDSFFNITRSRSHSKTMGKKESVSCSEDDLEAQVSFLQGQINDLEAMSKFCAKMMNNHICKIQEVILQENLEKEDEVLVSLAGLKQIKDILKGALRFNQSQLEAEENEQITIADDHYTATAAAEKALAALNHHGDRQQKESSRQSRDSDLDGSVSTDEKEEEEEEQATTPPEQQDGDLQPPEGGGAGGEKAAAEQTPPIRRGRGLVRMEPEGAAGTFHDPLMAAIASGSSSPDEGSTHSKDSDFTIVNPNDL; encoded by the exons ATGCAGCATCCCAATTTTGAAACTCGCCATCCGCTCCAgacagaagagcagcaggagacgggGTTCGACCCGCTACAAAATTTCAACAAGAACCGCAGCA GAGGATCTCTTGACAGCAGCACTTACTCACAGTCTCAGTCAACCTTCCTCTCATACAG GAATGAATGGGACGACCTGTTCCTCAACAGTAATTACCTGGCCAGGATCCGGCAGGCAGGCATCAACGGTCGACTGAGGAGCAGCCGCTTTCGGAGCGTCTGCTGGAAG TTGTACCTGGAGGCTCTTCCTGAAGACAAGGGGCAGTGGATCAACAAGACCAAGGAGCTCCGGGCCCAGTATGAGAAGATCAAAGACACG CACATCACCAACCCTCGCAAGGCTGCAGGCCAGCAGGACCTGGTGGTCAACAACCCTCTGTCTCAGGATGAGGGg AGTCTGTGGAATAAGTTCTTCCAGGATAAAGAGCTGAAGGGGATGGTCAAACAGGATGTGTTGAGAAC GTTCCCTGAGATCCGTTACTTCCAGGATGAGGATGTGAGGGCCAAGCTGACGGACATTCTCTTCTGTTATGCCAGAGAAAATGAACAGTTGCTGTATAAACAG GGGATGCATGAGCTGCTGGCTCCCATAGTGTTCGTGCTGCACTGCGATCATCAAGCTTTCCAGCATGCCAGCGAGACGGCCAGCCCCAG tGAGGAGATGAAGTGTTTGTTGAACCCAGAGTACCTGGAGCACGATGCCTA TGCCATGTTCTCACAGCTAATGGATACAGCAGAGCCGTGGTTCTCCAGCTTCGAGAGAGAAGTCAGGAAG GGTAAGGAGGAGATGCTGACCAGCATCCCATTCGCTCGGCCCCAGGACTCAGGACCATCTGTTGCCATAGTGACCAAAGTTAACCGCATCCAGGACCAGCTGGTGAAGAAGCACGACGTGGAGCTGCACATGCACGTAAACCGGCTGGAGATAGCCCCACAAATTTATGGCAT CCGGTGGGTGCGCCTGCTGTTTGGTCGTGAGTTCCCGCTCCAGGACCTGCTGGTGGTGTGGGACGCCCTGTTTGCTGACAGCATCACTCTGGACCTGGTGGACTACATCTTTGTGGCCATGCTGCTCTACATCCGGGATGCTC TCATTGCTAGTAACTTCCAGACCTGCCTGGGCCTGCTAATGCACTACCCTCCATTAGGAGACATCAATTCTCTGCTCCAAAAGGCTCTCTTCCTTCGAGATCCCAAA AACAACCCACGGCCTGTGAACTACCAGTTTCAGCAGAACCTGGATTACTATAAAACAAGGGGAGCTGACCTGATGAACAAGACACG TTCCAGTACAAAAACGGCCCCCCTCAACATCAACAAGGTCTCCAGCAGCCTGCTGAGCTTTGGCAGGAAGCTGATCGCTCCGGCCATATTGGGTGGGTCCGGCGGGATCTCGCCAATCAACAGCGAAGtacactcctcctcttcctcctcctcatctactTCCCCCGCCTCGGCCCCTGCACCCGCCCTGCCTCACCCACTCGCCGAGCCGCCGTCGGCAAACGCTCCATCGCAGACCCAGAGCCACGCCCAGAATCAGCACTATCGCCTGCTCAAGTCCGAGAGCATGCCCGTCCATCTCAGCAAAG ATGCAGTTTCAGGTGGAGCGTCTCAGGTCTCCCTCCCAGCCCcgactcacactgacacacaag ggCAAAGCTCCAGGACGGTCAGTTCCTCTCCGAGCATAGAAAGTCTCTCCGGTGGGCGGGCTCAGTCCACCGCCTCTCcgccccttcctccctccagaGGCAGTGACGTCAGCACTTCCTCACCTCCGCTCTCTGCCACCAAGAAAGACTCTTTCTTCAACATCACTCGCTCTCGCTCCCACAGCAAGACAATGGGCAAGAAGGAGTCGGTGAGCTGTTCg GAGGATGATCTGGAAGCCCAGGTGTCTTTCCTGCAGGGACAGATCAACGACCTGGAAGCCATGAGCAAATTCTGTGCCAAGATGATGAACAACCACATCT GCAAAATCCAGGAAGTTATTCTGCAAGAAAACCTGGAGAAAGAGGATGAGGTCCTGGTGTCACTAGCTGGTCTCAAACAG ATCAAAGACATCCTGAAGGGGGCGCTGCGCTTCAACCAAAGCCAGCTGGAGGCGGAGGAAAACGAGCAGATCACCATTGCCGATGATCACTACACCGCCACTGCGGCTGCTGAGAAGGCTCTAGCTGCCCTCAATCACCATGGCGACCGCCAacagaaagaaagcagcaggcAGAGCCGGGATTCCGATCTGGACGGCAGCGTGAGCACGGacgagaaagaggaggaggaggaggagcaggccaCGACGCCACCTGAGCAACAG GATGGGGACCTGCAGCCTCCTGAGGGGGGAGGAGCCGGAGGAGAAAAGGCCGCAGCTGAGCAGACCCCTCCGATCAGGCGAGGGCGCGGCCTGGTGCGCATGGAACCCGAGGGCGCAGCTGGGACCTTCCACGACCCGCTGATGGCCGCCATCGCCTCGGGCTCCTCGAGCCCGGACGAGGGCTCCACCCACAGCAAGGACTCTGACTTCACCATCGTGAACCCGAACGACCTGTGA